The following proteins are co-located in the Vigna angularis cultivar LongXiaoDou No.4 chromosome 2, ASM1680809v1, whole genome shotgun sequence genome:
- the LOC108327659 gene encoding ABC transporter D family member 1 codes for MSSLQLLQLTRHGQSILASRRKTLLLASGILIAGGTAAYMQSRFRVSKPDLFGHSNGQNSDSEVTEEVGVDATKNKHKKGLKSLQLLASIILTDMGKLGARDLLGLVAIAVLRTALSNRLAKVQGFLFRAAFLRRVPLFLRLISENILLCFLLSTIHSTSKYITGTLSLHFRRILTKLIHSHYFENMVYYKISHVDGRITNPEQRIASDVPRFCSELSEIVQDDLTAVTDGLLYTWRLCSYASPKYVFWILAYVLGAGAAIRNFSPSFGKLMSKEQQLEGEYRQLHSRLRTHSESVAFYGGERKEEAHIQQKFKTLVRHVHNVLHDHWWFGMIQDLLLKYLGATVAVILIIEPFFSGHLRPDSSTLGRAEMLSNLRYHTSVIISLFQSLGTLSISARRLNRLSGYADRICELMAVSRDLSLVDERSSLQRKASRNCISEANYIEFDGVKVVTPTGNVLVDDLTLRVESGSNLLITGPNGSGKSSLFRVLGGLWPLISGHIVKPGIGSDLNKEIFYVPQRPYTAVGTLRDQLIYPITADQEIEPLTDGGMVELLKNVDLEYLLDRYPPEKEVNWGEELSLGEQQRLGMARLFYHKPKFAILDECTSAVTTDMEERFCAKVRAMGTSCITISHRPALVAFHDVVLSLDGEGGWSVHYKREGSPTEMEIDTMKALETKRQSDAKAVQRAFSMSKKDSAFSNPKAQSYFSEVISSSPSMNHTISPSVVPQLRCNARVLPLRVAAMCKVLVPTILDKQGAQLLAVAFLVVSRTWVSDRIASLNGTTVKFVLEQDKASFIRLIGLSVLQSAASAFIAPSIRHLTARLALGWRIRLTQHLLENYLRNNAFYKVFHMASKNIDADQRITQDLEKLTSDLSGLVTGLVKPSVDILWFTWRMKLLTGQRGVAILYVYMLLGLGFLRTVTPDFGDLISQEQQLEGMFRFMHERLCTHAESVAFFGGGAREKAMVESRFRELLSHSKYLLKKKWLFGILDDFITKQLPHNVTWLLSLLYAMEHKGDRASINTQGELAHALRFLASVVSQSFLAFGDILELNRKFVELSGGINRIFELEELLDAAQSGDSINGSITFPMRDYHAKDAISFSKVDIVTPSQKILARELTWDIELDRSLLVTGPNGSGKSSIFRVLRGLWPIASGRLSRPSDDADLEAGSGSGIFYVPQRPYTCLGTLRDQIIYPLSREEAELRALKMYGKGENHDPRNLLDKHVQVILENVRLNYLLERDSRGWDANLNWEDILSLGEQQRLGMARLFFHKPKFGILDECTNATSVDVEEHLYGLAKNMGITVVTSSQRPALIPYHSMELRLIDGEGNWELRSIKQ; via the exons ATGTCTTCTCTTCAACTGTTGCAACTAACTCGGCATGGCCAGAGTATTCTGGCTTCAAGAAG GAAAACTTTATTACTTGCATCTGGTATCTTAATTGCTGGAGGAACAGCTGCATATATGCAATCAAGGTTTAGAGTTAGTAAACCTGATTTATTTGGACATAGCAATGGACAAAACAGCGATAGTGAAGTCACAGAGGAGGTTGGCGTTGatgcaacaaaaaataaacacaagaaAGGGTTGAAGTCACTCCAACTCCTTGCTTCAATTATACTAACTGACATGGGCAAATTAGGTGCAAGGGATCTTTTAGGTTTAGTTGCTATAGCG GTGTTGCGGACTGCTTTGAGCAACAGGCTTGCTAAAGTGCAAGGCTTCCTATTTCGTGCTGCTTTTCTTCGACGTGTACCTTTGTTTCTTCGGCTAATTTCAGAAAATATTCTTTTGTGTTTCCTTTTGTCAACCATTCATTCTACGTCAAAGTATATAACAGGGACTTTGAGTTTACATTTCAGAAGAATATTGACCAAGCTTATTCATTCCCACTATTTTGAG AACATGGTGTATTACAAAATATCGCATGTTGATGGTCGGATAACTAACCCAGAGCAAAGAATTGCCAGTGATGTGCCAAGGTTCTGTTCAGAGTTAAGTGAAATTGTACAGGATGATCTCACAGCCGTTACTGATGGACTTCTATACACCTGGCGTTTGTGTTCATATGCTAGCCCAAAATATGTCTTCTGGATATTG GCATATGTACTCGGAGCTGGTGCTGCAATCAGAaacttttctccttcttttggAAAACTTATGTCTAAAGAACAACAATTGGAAGGAGAGTACCGACAGCTTCACTCACGATTAAGGACTCACTCAGAAAGTGTAGCATTCTATGGTGgagagaggaaagaagaagccCATATTCAACAGAAGTTTAAAACCTTGGTTAGGCATGTGCATAATGTGCTACATGACCATTGGTGGTTTGGGATGATTCAAGACTTATTATTGAAGTACCTTGGTGCTACTGTTGctgttattttgattattgaacCTTTCTTTTCTGGTCATTTAAGGCCCGACAGCTCAACTTTAGGGCGGGCAGAGATGTTAAGCAATCTTAGATATCATACTAGTGtcataatttctttatttcagTCTCTAGGAACTCTTTCTATCAGTGCAAGACGGCTCAATCGTCTCAG TGGGTATGCTGATCGTATTTGTGAATTAATGGCTGTATCAAGGGACTTAAGTTTGGTGGATGAGAGATCTTCCCTTCAAAGGAAAGCAAGTAGAAATTGCATAAGTGAAGCTAACTACATTGAATTTGATGGTGTGAAG GTTGTGACCCCCACTGGTAATGTCTTGGTGGACGATCTGACTCTTAGGGTTGAATCAGGATCAAATCTTTTGATTACAG GTCCAAATGGCAGTGGCAAAAGCTCTCTTTTCCGGGTTCTAGGTGGCCTTTGGCCATTGATATCTGGACATATTGTGAAACCTGGAATTGGCTCTGATCTTAATAAGGAGATTTTCTATGTTCCCCAAAGGCCATACACTGCTGTAGGAACACTACGAGATCAGTTGATTTATCCTATTACAGCAGATCAAGAGATTGAACCACTCACAGACGGCGGGATGGTGGAGCTGTTAAAAAAT GTTGACCTCGAATATCTGTTGGATCGTTACCCTCCTGAAAAGGAGGTAAACTGGGGTGAGGAACTTTCATTGGGTGAGCAACAGAGATTGGGCATGGCAAGGCTTTTCTACCACAAGCCTAAATTTGCTATTCTAGATGAGTGCACAAGTGCTGTGACTACTGATATGGAAGAACGGTTTTGTGCTAAAGTTAGGGCAATGGGAACATCATGCATTACCATATCACATCGTCCGGCATTGGTTGCATTTCATGATGTGGTCTTGTCCTTAGATGGTGAAGGAGGATGGAGTGTACACTATAAAAG GGAGGGCTCTCCTACTGAAATGGAGATTGATACAATGAAGGCATTAGAAACAAAACGACAGAGTGATGCAAAGGCAGTTCAACGTGCATTTTCCATGAGTAAAAAG GATTCTGCATTCTCAAATCCGAAGGCACAGTCGTATTTTTCAGAGGTGATATCATCATCTCCTTCTATGAATCATACAATTTCACCTTCTGTTGTTCCCCAACTCCGATGTAATGCAAGGGTATTGCCATTGAGAGTAGCTGCCATGTGCAAAGTATTG GTACCCACTATACTGGATAAACAAGGTGCACAACTGCTTGCTGTCGCATTTCTTGTtgtttcaagaacatgggtctCAGATCGTATTGCATCACTAAATG GTACCACTGTGAAGTTTGTTTTGGAGCAGGATAAAGCTTCCTTTATTCGGTTAATTGGTTTAAGTGTTCTTCAAAGTGCTGCATCTGCTTTCATTGCTCCATCTATAAG GCACTTGACAGCTAGACTAGCACTGGGGTGGCGAATTCGTTTGACACAACATCTGTTAGAAAACTACTTGAGAAACAACGCATTCTACAAG GTCTTTCACATGGCAAGCAAAAATATTGACGCGGATCAGAGGATAACTCAAGACTTGGAGAAGTTGACATCAGACTTGTCTGGATTGGTCACTGGATTGGTAAAGCCATCTGTGGATATTTTGTG GTTCACGTGGAGAATGAAGTTGTTAACAGGTCAGAGGGGGGTTGCCATACTCTATGTCTACATGCTACTTGGTCTTGGATTTCTAAGAACTGTTACTCCTGATTTTGGTGATTTGATAAGCCAAGAGCAACAACTTGAAGGAATGTTTAG GTTCATGCATGAAAGGCTCTGTACTCATGCTGAATCTGTTGCTTTCTTTGGAGGTGGAGCTCGAGAAAAAGCT ATGGTTGAATCAAGATTTAGGGAGCTTCTCTCCCACTCCAAATACCTTCTAAAAAAGAAGTGGCTATTtggtatacttgatgattttatcacaaAGCAACTCCCTCATAACGTGACTTGGTTGCTGAGCTTATTATATGCTATGGAACATAAGGGAGACCGAGCTTCGATAAATACTCAGG GTGAGCTGGCACATGCATTGAGGTTCTTAGCATCTGTTGTTTCTCAAAGCTTTTTAGCTTTTGGCGACATTCTTGAATTGAACAGAAAGTTTGTAGAGCTTTCTGGTGGTATTAATAGGATTTTTGAGCTTGAAGAACTTCTGGATGCAGCACAGTCTG GCGACTCTATCAACGGAAGTATTACATTTCCAATGAGGGATTATCATGCCAAAGATGCTATTTCCTTTTCTAAGGTTGATATTGTAACCCCTTCCCAGAAGATTTTGGCCAGAGAGTTGACATGGGACATTGAGCTTGATAGAAGCCTACTTGTTACTG GTCCAAATGGAAGTGGGAAAAGTTCCATTTTCAGAGTTCTTAGAGGACTTTGGCCAATTGCGAGTGGAAGACTCTCTAGACCATCTGATGATGCGGATCTAGAGGCTGGATCAGGTTCTGGCATCTTTTATGTTCCTCAGCGGCCTTACACTTGCTTGGGAACATTGCGGGATCAAATCATATACCCACTGTCCCGTGAGGAAGCAGAGTTAAGAGCATTGAAGATGTACGGAAAAG GTGAGAACCATGACCCTAGAAATTTGTTGGACAAACACGTGCAAGTTATCCTAGAGAATGTTCGGTTGAATTATCTTCTAGAAAGAGACAGTAGAGGCTGGGATGCAAATCTAAACTGGGAAGACATTCTCTCTCTTGGAGAACAGCAGAGGTTAGGCATG GCACGGTTGTTCTTCCATAAGCCTAAATTTGGTATCCTGGACGAGTGTACCAA TGCAACTAGCGTTGATGTCGAGGAACACTTATATGGGTTAGCGAAAAATATGGGAATCACAGTTGTTACTTCCTCACAA CGTCCCGCTTTAATTCCATATCATTCCATGGAATTGCGTCTGATTGATGGTGAGGGTAATTGGGAACTTCGTTCGATCAAGCAATGA
- the LOC108328719 gene encoding uncharacterized protein LOC108328719: MDQFHKVSSFSCELRIIQAQNVQSLKSTKNLFVRAYLPSGTDKRIQLSTKKVSSNMKHVPFWNESFSLDCSCPQELLESLRKERVVLELRQSKIWGSHVVAKGDIPWKEIVESPKMELKEWVKMDLVSGSDEDDDADFKAPQVQVEIKVVVEKESNKRKRMNKKWDECGCKHGHDVYACCSAEDYDIFALGAVLEAF; the protein is encoded by the coding sequence ATGGATCAGTTCCACAAAGTTTCTTCCTTCAGTTGTGAACTGAGAATAATACAAGCACAAAACGTTCAGTCCTTAAAGTCCacaaaaaacttatttgttaGGGCTTATCTTCCTTCAGGGACCGACAAAAGAATTCAACTCAGCACCAAAAAAGTTTCCTCAAATATGAAACATGTTCCCTTTTGGAACGAGTCCTTCAGCCTAGATTGTTCGTGTCCCCAAGAGTTGTTGGAAAGCCTTAGGAAGGAAAGGGTTGTGTTGGAGCTGAGGCAAAGCAAGATCTGGGGGTCGCATGTGGTGGCAAAGGGTGATATTCCTTGGAAGGAAATTGTTGAATCACCCAAGATGGAGTTGAAGGAATGGGTGAAGATGGATTTGGTGAGTGGaagtgatgaagatgatgatgctgATTTCAAGGCACCACAAGTACAAGTGGAGATTAAAGTAGTTGTGGAGAAGGAGAGTAATAAGAGAAAGAGGATGAACAAGAAATGGGATGAGTGTGGATGCAAACATGGCCATGATGTTTATGCATGCTGCAGTGCTGAAGATTATGATATATTTGCTTTGGGTGCAGTTTTGGAGGCTTTTTGA